The Miscanthus floridulus cultivar M001 chromosome 7, ASM1932011v1, whole genome shotgun sequence genome includes a region encoding these proteins:
- the LOC136466956 gene encoding potassium channel KAT1-like, with protein sequence MTQAHSKSCFQQFTDGVQVKRNSGSFTIELLPSLGATINQSNKLQKFIISPYDPRYRYWELFLIVLVIYSAWICPFELAFLRDLSSKLLLVENIVNSFFAIDIVLTFFVAYVDSKTHLLVDDRKKIAVRYLSTWFIFDVCSTAPFQPISLLFKHKGNDLAFKILNMLRLWRLHRVSSLFARLEKDIRFNYFWTRCSKLISVTLFAVHCAGCFNYMIADRYPDPERTWIGAVMPTFRSESLWTRYVTALYWSITTLTTTGYGDLHAENPREMLFDICYMLFNLGLTAYLIGNMTNLVVHGTRRTQNFRDSIQSASEFAARNQLPEKIKQQMLSHFCLQFKTEGLNQQAMLNCLPKGIRSSIAYNLFFTIIQQAYLFHGVSNNFIAELVMEVQAEYFPPKEDIMLQNEGAADIYIIVSGVVNLIKTINGNEQVYEKVEEGDMFGEVGALCDIPQPFTSRNTTLSQLLRIRKIRLTEIMQEHREDSNILMNNLFQKLKLQENLPELNQLDRRFMHKYELLRAPREAWLLPQPYLQYTEHKFEDFSKKVPTFGGDHGSTKLAAETIQLRMPQQGSSHDHGNFGATDGMAGKEDKRNEVHINSETKKGTKEFCVQIKSEDCHAASYWQTSHETVKLGSSHDTLDGTTTRENQDSNNIKSSSKRVTIHAYPHNATGSLVQNGKLINLPGSLDEILEIGSQKFPGFHPTKLVSRDYAEIDDISVIRDGDHLFLLQM encoded by the exons ATGACTCAAGCTCATTCAAAGTCATGCTTCCAACAATTTACGGATGGAGTTCAAGTTAAGAGGAACAGTGGCAGCTTCACCATTGAGCTCCTGCCATCTCTTGGTGCAACAATAAATCAATCTAACAAGTTGCAGAAGTTCATCATATCTCCCTATGATCCTCGTTATAG ATACTGGGAGTTGTTCCTTATAGTCCTAGTCATTTACTCCGCCTGGATTTGCCCGTTTGAACTAGCATTTTTGAGGGATTTGTCCTCTAAGCTTCTGCTAGTTGAGAACATTGTCAATAGCTTCTTCGCTATTGATATTGTTTTGACATTCTTTGTAGCTTATGTCGACAGCAAAACACATCTTCTTGTGGATGATCGAAAGAAAATTGCAGTAAG GTACCTATCAACCTGGTTCATCTTTGATGTATGTTCAACAGCTCCATTTCAGCCAATCAGCCTTCTTTTTAAACACAAGGGGAATGACCTTGCTTTTAAGATACTCAATATGTTGAGGCTATGGCGTCTTCACCGAGTCAGCTCGCTGTTTGCAAG ACTGGAGAAGGATATAAGGTTCAACTATTTCTGGACCAGGTGCTCAAAACTTATTTCT GTTACTCTGTTTGCGGTGCATTGTGCGGGATGTTTCAACTATATGATTGCCGACAGATATCCTGATCCAGAGAGAACATGGATAGGTGCTGTTATGCCTACCTTCAGATCAGAGAGCTTATGGACTAGATATGTAACTGCCCTTTACTGGTCGATCACAACACTGACAACAACAGGTTATGGGGACCTACATGCTGAGAACCCAAGAGAGATGCTGTTTGATATCTGCTATATGCTGTTTAATCTGGGCCTGACAGCTTATCTTATTGGTAATATGACCAACCTGGTTGTTCATGGGACCAGACGCACCCAGAATTTT AGGGACTCAATCCAATCGGCATCGGAATTTGCGGCACGAAATCAGTTGCCCGAGAAGATAAAGCAGCAAATGTTGTCTCACTTCTGCCTACAGTTCAAGACAGAGGGTCTCAACCAGCAAGCTATGCTAAATTGTCTCCCAAAAGGAATTCGGTCAAGCATAGCATACAACTTATTTTTTACAATCATACAACAAGCCTACCTCTTCCATGGAGTATCTAATAATTTCATTGCAGAACTG GTAATGGAAGTACAGGCTGAGTATTTCCCACCAAAGGAAGACATAATGTTGCAAAATGAGGGGGCAGCAGATATTTACATAATAGTTTCAGGAGTAGTG AATTTGATAAAAACAATAAATGGTAATGAACAG GTGTATGAAAAAGTTGAAGAGGGAGACATGTTCGGAGAGGTTGGTGCTCTGTGTGACATACCCCAGCCATTTACTAGCCGTAACACTACCCTATCACAGCTCTTGAGAATAAGGAAGATAAGACTAACAGAGATCATGCAAGAACACAGGGAAGACAGCAATATTCTAATGAATAATCTATTTCAG AAGCTAAAGCTGCAGGAAAATTTACCAGAAttaaatcaactagatagaagaTTCATGCACAAGTATGAGCTACTCCGTGCTCCTCGAGAAGCATGGTTGTTACCTCAACCTTACCTACAATACACTGAGCACAAATTTGAAGACTTTAGTAAGAAGGTCCCAACCTTTGGTGGAGATCATGGTTCAACAAAACTAGCAGCAGAAACAATCCAGTTGAGGATGCCACAGCAAGGAAGCAGTCATGACCATGGCAACTTTGGGGCGACAGATGGGATGGCAGGCAAAGAAGACAAACGTAATGAGGTTCACATAAACAGCGAGACCAAAAAAGGAACCAAAGAGTTCTGCGTTCAGATAAAATCCGAAGATTGTCATGCAGCAAGCTATTGGCAAACAAGCCATGAAACAGTGAAGCTGGGGTCTTCCCATGATACATTAGATGGCACAACTACGagagaaaatcaagatagtaatAACATAAAATCATCCAGCAAAAGAGTTACAATTCACGCATATCCTCATAATGCAACAGGTTCTTTAGTACAGAATGGGAAGCTTATCAATCTGCCTGGTTCACTGGATGAGATTTTAGAAATCGGAA GTCAGAAGTTTCCAGGTTTCCACCCTACAAAATTGGTCAGTAGAGACTATGCTGAGATAGATGACATTAGTGTTATTCGAGATGGTGACCACCTATTCCTTCTTCAGATGTAG
- the LOC136465456 gene encoding uncharacterized protein, with product MPGVVGATVRPRSPPVVPQSTAEEDEVVEIKRAAPKPQSIRILQKRREEVVVVEEEDTTKEIKSLKSAVAGVMTQIEGIARTAEQRHQLMKRMEPLTKENKKLREALNLSKKNIKRAQRERDLAESNSLDLEHQKGVLSEQLTSTSEQLQKKSERLAIVSEELKNMSEQLGKKTEELKNKSEQLDRKCQQFKDVSKQKSEQDIELSQLRQTVEQIRQEKAKESERAAKLAEELKDYRHKTKAQFDVLVQEAKV from the exons atgccaggagtggtcggagcaACTGTCCGACCACGGAGtcccccagtggtgcctcaatcgacggcggaggaggacgaggttgtggagatcAAGCGTGCCGCGCCCAAGCCCCAGTCCATCCGGATTCTCCAAAAACGCAgggaagaggtggtagttgtcgaggaagaagacaccaccaAGGAAATAAAGAGCTTAAAATCCGCCGTTGCTGGTGTTATGACTCAGATCGAG gggatagctcgaacagccgagcagcggcatcaactgatgaagaggatggagcccctcaccaaggaaaacaagaaactccgggaggcgttaaatctttcgaagaagaatattaagagggcccagcgtgagcgGGACCTTGCAGAGTCTAACTCACtagaccttgaacatcagaagggggTTCTCTCCGAACAATTAACATCTACGTCCGAGCAGCTGCAGAAGAAGTCCGAGCGACTGGCGATTGTATCTGAGGAGctaaaaaatatgtccgagcaattgggcaagaaaaCCGAAGAACTCAAAAATAAATCCGAGCAACTCGAtcggaagtgccagcagttcaaggatgtatccaagcagaaatccG agcaagacatagaactcagccagcttcgccagaccgtcGAGCAAATTCGACAAGAGAAAGCTAAAGAGTCAGAGCGAGCAGCCAAACTGGCCGAAGAACTGAAAG ATTACcgccataaaaccaaggcacagttcgatgtgctggtacaggaagccaaagtctag
- the LOC136463164 gene encoding uncharacterized protein isoform X1, whose amino-acid sequence MELSAAFEERVRQMEDARNHRLALLNVSYAAPLLISNSLISLLSETLRTLTPRPHRGASLLPLDAQAEKEIQAAKLRILSAKLAATRRLECRRLLLERRAADLASRALAARADIDAARARRLLVARDLSSVRGEIEEAERREEDWDRFYEAKRKEMEEFQVESRLFLAETREEVQRLRDSVSQLKSTLQELQSSAMYSNNTEIAAAEARKSDLTAKKAKLGESLASARQFRALLQQQLQKAFQSQVDNGDQKEAQATI is encoded by the exons ATGGAGCTCTCCGCCGCCTTCGAGGAGCGCGTCCGGCAGATGGAGGACGCCCGCAACCACCGCCTCGCCCTCCTCAACGTCTCCTACGCCGCTCCCCTCCTCATCTCGAATTCCCTCATCTCCCTCCTCTCCGAAACCCTCCGAACCCTGACTCCCCGGCCTCACCGCGGCGCCTCTCTCCTCCCCCTTGATGCGCAGGCCGAGAAGGAGATCCAGGCCGCCAAGCTCCGCATTCTCTCCGCCAAGCTTGCCGCCACGCGCCGACTCGAGTGCCGCCGCCTACTCCTCGAGCGCCGCGCCGCCGACCTCGCCTCCCGCGCCCTCGCCGCCCGCGCCGACATCGacgccgcgcgcgcgcgccgcctccTCGTCGCCCGCGACCTCAG CTCGGTGAGGGGCGAGATCGAGGAGGCcgagaggagggaggaggactGGGACCGCTTCTACGAGGCCAAGAGGAAGGAGATGGAGGAGTTCCAGGTGGAGTCGCGGCTGTTCTTGGCGGAGACTCGCGAGGAAGTGCAGAGGCTGAGGGATTCGGTATCTCAA CTGAAATCTACACTGCAAGAGCTGCAGAGCAGCGCGATGTACTCAAACAACACGGAGATTGCTGCCGCAGAAGCTAGGAAGTCTGATCTGACAGCTAAGAAGGCAAAGCTGGGCGAGAGCCTGGCTTCAGCCCGCCAGTTCAGAGCGCTGCTTCAGCAGCAGCTCCAGAAAGCTTTTCAGTCACAGGTGGACAATGGGGACCAGAAAGAAGCTCAAGCTACCATTTGA
- the LOC136463164 gene encoding uncharacterized protein isoform X2: MELSAAFEERVRQMEDARNHRLALLNAEKEIQAAKLRILSAKLAATRRLECRRLLLERRAADLASRALAARADIDAARARRLLVARDLSSVRGEIEEAERREEDWDRFYEAKRKEMEEFQVESRLFLAETREEVQRLRDSVSQLKSTLQELQSSAMYSNNTEIAAAEARKSDLTAKKAKLGESLASARQFRALLQQQLQKAFQSQVDNGDQKEAQATI, from the exons ATGGAGCTCTCCGCCGCCTTCGAGGAGCGCGTCCGGCAGATGGAGGACGCCCGCAACCACCGCCTCGCCCTCCTCAAC GCCGAGAAGGAGATCCAGGCCGCCAAGCTCCGCATTCTCTCCGCCAAGCTTGCCGCCACGCGCCGACTCGAGTGCCGCCGCCTACTCCTCGAGCGCCGCGCCGCCGACCTCGCCTCCCGCGCCCTCGCCGCCCGCGCCGACATCGacgccgcgcgcgcgcgccgcctccTCGTCGCCCGCGACCTCAG CTCGGTGAGGGGCGAGATCGAGGAGGCcgagaggagggaggaggactGGGACCGCTTCTACGAGGCCAAGAGGAAGGAGATGGAGGAGTTCCAGGTGGAGTCGCGGCTGTTCTTGGCGGAGACTCGCGAGGAAGTGCAGAGGCTGAGGGATTCGGTATCTCAA CTGAAATCTACACTGCAAGAGCTGCAGAGCAGCGCGATGTACTCAAACAACACGGAGATTGCTGCCGCAGAAGCTAGGAAGTCTGATCTGACAGCTAAGAAGGCAAAGCTGGGCGAGAGCCTGGCTTCAGCCCGCCAGTTCAGAGCGCTGCTTCAGCAGCAGCTCCAGAAAGCTTTTCAGTCACAGGTGGACAATGGGGACCAGAAAGAAGCTCAAGCTACCATTTGA